The DNA window CGGTCGCCGGGTCGTTGCTCTTAGATAGCATTAATTAATTTATGTTTCAGTCCCAAGCCGTGTACCGTTGGGTGCTGGCAGCCCGGCACATATAGTAAAGCCATGTTCTGGTAGGATGATGAATCACATTTCTCCTTCAATAGACAGCATCTGTTAAGTTTTGTTATTTGCAAATGTGTTGGAGATGGATTAGAGAGAGTTTCAACTAAAATGCTGCcattcttctttcttttcttttttggcaACGCCAACACTCAAGACAGAAAAATCCATTTTTCCGAGCAGCCATCGCCATCTCTCAATCTTCTCGAAGAGATAGAGACAGGGAAAGATTATTGCCTAGGTGACGCCGGAAAGCGACGCGACCCATCGTCGATTCCCGGAGCCATGCTGCGTATAGGACCTACTCCGTATGGGCGACGGCGACGGCTCTCCGGTGATGATTCCTACGGATAATAAGGGTGTGTTTAGTCAGTGAAATGAAATCTTTTGGGTGTTACATCAATATATCGGAAAGATGTCGGGAGggatttttggatactaataaaaaaacaaatgacagaacccatcagaaaactgcgagacgaatctaatgatactaattaatcggtcattagcacatgtgggttactgtagcacttaaggcttttcatggactaattagacttaaaaaattcatcttgcGATTTTgtcgagaactgtgcaattaatttttttttcgtctacatttagtactccatgcatatgccgcaagattcgatgtgacgctttgggttgaaaatttttggaaactaaacagggcctaatacAGGCTGTCGGTGTTATTCATATAAGACAAGGATTAGATGACTCATTCAACTACTTGATTCTGTTAATCTGTTACTCATTCATAGTATCTACTACTTTTCAAAGTCAAGCGTGGCGGTCAACGCCGCCCGTTCGCCAGCTGTCTGCGGAGGAGCTTATAATTGTTTTGCTGCCGAGTCTTGTCTTGTGCAGAGCGCCAGAGCTACGGAGGCGTCCTCAGACAGAGCAGAAAAGGCTGACGATCGGAGGAATGGGGAAAAGCTGCTCGCCGTCGGCGCCAGGACCCTGACCCGGGCGGCGGGAAGTTTCGCCGTGAAATCAGCGGCGCGCCCatcggccgccgccggcgaggtCGGCGTGCGCGGCTGGCCATTCCGAGTCGGGTGCTCTCCATCGCACGTACGTTTCCTGCCCTCCCTGTCTCTCGTTCTCTGTCTTTTTCTCTGAGATGCAGAAAAGCATTTTGGCGAGATCTTTTAGAGCTTTTTCTCCCCAGCCATCAATCTTGTGCAGATTGGTGGATACATATGAAaagcatatatatgtgcatgagcATTTGGTCAAAGTAGGGCTGGGTTGTTGCGAGTTGCGACGTAGTAGGGTTGTTGGGGGTAGGTAGTTTCTTGAAATTACAATCTTGGGGGAAACTTTGCCTACGTGGCTTTGCGCCCTGGTTGCCTATGAAGTTTATCCGTTAGGTCGGCTCCATTTTTAGGAATCACAGAGATTTTCCTAAGTAGCATCTATTTGGCTCAGCTGAAGAAAACTTGCCATTCAAGGTTCCTCCTGAACTGAACTAGATAACCCTTTTGGACTGTGCCGTGGGagttgaaaaaaaaaagatgaaaggTAAACCCATGAATTTCCCCAGTAGGGTTGCTTAAATTCACAAGAAAAGGGCACACAGGATACTCCACGTCAAATTTCATTCATGCGTCCTTACAAAAAGGTCTAATTTCATTAGGTTGTGCACTGTGCTAAGATTCCTTAGAATTCATAACTATACTGATTGCTGACTGAACTGTTCTGGGCTTGGAAATTAAAAACAAATATAGTGTCCTCTGCACATGAAGTTAGATGAATCAACTGACCATGTCTTCCAAATAATGACATTTAAAAAATCATTTTTTTCAGGCTGTAAAATTTAGCTCTTGATTGCGGGACCTAAATCACTGGCCACCTGGAGCAGAGTACCCAGAAGCTTATGACTGCAGATTGCATCCATGGGTTCAATGAgtcaaaaaattaaaatttttacAGAAGATGAGATTACAAGTATTACTAGCAATTATAGCACTCTTATTGGGAAAGGTGGTTTTGGAGAAGTCTATAGAGGGATCCTTGATGCTGACAATGATCTAGTTGCGGTGAAAAGATATATCCGACAAGACTTGCGCGAGGAGTTTATGGAAGAAGTAAACATCCACAGTATGATGAACCACAATAACGTGGTGAAGCTCATAGGCTACTGTGTTGGTGAAAGTACCCTGATGTTGGTAACAGAGTATATCTCCAATGGAAACCTTGATGACATACTCCATAGAAGTGAGACTCCTATCCCTTTGGATGTAAGATTGGGTATTGCAATAGGGTGTGCAGAGGCACTGAGCTACATGCATTCAATGGATTCACCGAGTGACAACCATATTTATCATGGTGATATTAAACCTGCCAACATACTTTTAGATGACAATCTTACAACAAAAGTATCAGATTTTGGACTGTCAAGGTTTCTTTTCAGTGGTACTACTCAGTTCACTACAACCTTAAAAGGAAGTATGGGTTACATGGATCCTGTATATTTTCATGAGGGGTGTCTGACCCCGAGAAGTGATGTATATAGTTTTGGTATAGTCCTCTTGGAACTAGTAACTCGAAAAAGGGCAAAATATGGGGATGTTAACCTAATTCCTACATTCAATAAAGCCTGTGCCAAGGGGAAAGGATTGAGGGAACTATTTGATGCAGCAATAGCTGAAAAGGATAACATGAAGATTCTTAAAGAACTGTGGAAATTAGCAGCTCAATGCTTGTCACTGAACATCCATACACGTCCTGAAATGAATGAAGTGGCAAAACGCCTTCGGATGCTCAAGAAAGATCTAAAGGGTAGTCCACAATCCATATTGGCAACACACTCTATATGGGCGAAACAGTACACACAAAGCTCAAGGCCTCCTAGTTTGAAGAAGAAATTGAGTTTTTTCAAGGGAAATACTAGTTATTCTAAGATTCTATCTGAACTCTGCAATGTAAGAACTTTTACAAAGGAGGAGATAAATGAAGTCACACATAACTACTCCTATCTACTCAGTGGTGGGACATCGTCAGCAACTGAGGTTTATAAAGGAACACTTGAGGACAATACAATGGTGGCGGTGCATAAATTAATTTATGAGGACTCTGAAGAGGCATTTATCAACGGAGGGATGGTCGTATCTAAAATTGCCCATAAGAATATTGTCAAAATTTTGGGTTGTTGTTTGGaatcccaaactatttctttTCTATACGAGTACATTGCTAAAGGTAGTATCTCTGACATTTTGGGTAGCCAGGAAGATTTCCCAATAGACTTACGTATGAGGATTGCAATTAAGACTGCAGAAGCATTACAATACCTACATTCATCAGAAACTGGTATCATCGGACATGGCAGTGTTTCAGCATCCACTATACTTCTTGACAATAACTTTGTACCAAAGCTCACAGAGTTTTCAAGGGCATGCATGCTTTTCAAGAAGAGTGAAACTGCTGGTGGTGTAATTAGTAGCAGCCTTCTAGAAAAAGCTCTCAACAATGACCCGTCTCGCTACGGTTCTGTGTTGATGAACATGGAAAGTGATGTGTACAAGATTGGTGGTGTTCTCATGGCACTGATTAGTAGGGATAAGGGTAGTGATCATGATGACCTACTCGCCAAATTCACGAAAGCATATGAGACTGAAAAAACTGGGAAGGCATTGTTCGATAAGGATATAACAGCTGAAGAAGATATCATTCTGCTTGAAAAGTTAGGGAGATTGGCACTGAAGTGTACCATTTTGAATACAGACAAGATTTTTATGAGACCAACAATGAAGGAAGTGGCAGATGAACTTCGAAGAATTAGGAGATCTTGGAAGGAACACGGGACAACCGAGGCAGCTACACACGTAACTACTGAAACTACTACAGATGTGGTGCCAGAAGAGCCAAGATTACCGAACCTGATGCGCCACATGTTCGGGTACCGTCGAATCTCCACCAGTGATCCCATACGTGTATGCTAAGTAGGATTTTAGTGATATTTGCATTGTCTTCCTCTTGttcctttttttaatatataatgTACCTGTTTCTAGAATTCCTAGCTTGTGATGTCGAAATTGTATATATGTTTGCTTCCCTTTTACTTTAACAAGTATGGTTTCTAGAAATATTATGTGAAAATTAGTCAGCTAGGTGATGATCTTTATATAGATCTGAAGTCATCTACTCCACTAGCTATTATGTTGTTGGTCAGCTCGTGCTGTTGAGTAACAGAGCATGGAGTTTTAGCGTGTATATGGACAATCACGGATGCCTTTTATGCCGTGTCCACTTTATTACCCTTTCTTTGCAGACATCTTTTGTGTTCTGAAGTACATGTTTTTTTTCTTCCGTGATCCTGCACATCAACATATGAAAAAGCCATATTTTACCATCTCAGGGCATTCATCTGCATACTCATTGGTCTCAACACAATATTTGTGCTTACTCTTGTCTTTATAACAAACAAATGTAGGAGTATGCTAGAAATATTCGTTCATACCAATGATGACGAGCAAACAAAGAATACAAGGCGAGTAGTTCATCTTAAAAAGTTGTAGTAGAACCAATACAAGTTGGCAGCTAGCTAGAGAATGACCTTGCGACTTCTGGTTGTTCTGCCAAGAGGCACAAGATTCACAAGTTAGCACGTACTACTACTTGTTGTTTTCCTTGTTTTTCACGTCGTGGTCGCACAAGTTCGATCTGCACCGTCGCCTTGTTCTTCTTCACGCACTTGTGCGTCAGGGCCGCCGACGCTGTGGACGGGGCtcgacgccgccgcggccgcgagAGAGTGGGTGGGTGGACAGATCAGTAGGCCCGTGGACCTACCTGGTGTTGCACCGCACCTGGGCTGGATCCACCCAGCAGCCCGCATTGGCGTATCGACGCTTCCGTGTGGACCGGCCGTGCGAGTCCTCAGATTACTGGGCCTGAGCCGTCCCCGCTAGCTGATGCCATTTTGTTTTTCTGCAAAAAAGGTATATTTGGGCCCGTTAGCTGCTGACTACTGAGATAATTCGAATTCTAGTTTATATTATATTAGACACTGAAAGGGATCAAGATATAAATGCGGACGGTTACATGAAATGTGTTGGACGTGCCCTAAAGCAATGGTTTGGTTTTCTTCACCGACAGAACAGAACACAAGGCAACAAATGCAGAGTCCACTTATCAGTGTGATTCAACCATTCGCAGTTGGATTGACCAATCTCATGCCATCCGTAACAGAACAGTTGGAAATAGTTGTACCTAAACAACTTAAAGGGCTTGTAATTCTGAGCACGTAAATGGTAAACAATAAGGAGGATCactctctctttttcttttttagcgGCAAGTATGccaatctatatctatacctactaACGAAGAGACAAaacttttgtctttttttttttatgtGGGCCATTCTATTTAGTCTAACCACACGGCCCACTAAGGCCACCCTACTGGCCTTCTACCCGCACGGCCCGCTCGCCTGCTCCTCTGGCCACTCCCGCATCCTTCGCTCGTCTGGAGCACGGCCCATGCTGCCGTTCCTCTGAACTCGCCCGCTCGCGTGGAGCCCGGCCCAGCTGGCAGTTTTCGTAGTGGGAAATTGTTCAAAAAAACCAACACAATGGTTCTCCAAGGGAACGAACTCGAGACCACAAGCAGGCCGTGCGGGTAGAAGGCTAGTAGTGTGGCCAAGTGGGCCGTGTGGTTAGACTAAATAGAATGGCCCAGATGGAAAAAATAGATAGAAATTTTGCCTAtttattattagatatagatatagagatATATATAAAACTATAAGTTTAGCCCATAGGGAACTATGAATTAACTGGTTGAGTGAGTCAACACCACACGCCAAAATGGGAAAAAGATTAAAAAATATGCTATCAAAGTATCAAGTAGAATCGAACTTACAACATTGAAGGTGAATAATATCTTTTATATTATGTGAGGACagcataaaaataaataatataaaaaCGTTTTATATTATGTCAAGatagcataaaaataaaaaaatattaaataaaaaacaaaaaaaatgatggTTTTTAGGGAACTGAACTAAGTACCTTACACTTACAAATAGATAAGTATTTACAACTAGACCACATAACTGTGCCTTCAGCTTATATAAATGCACATATCCGGGCTCAAGAAGGCCGGCCTGGGCACCAGCGTAGAGAGCAGCGCACGTGAGTGCGTGCGCCCTCGTGTAGAGGCCGAAAATATTCTTCTTGTGGATGTCTTTATTTGAATCAACCTATCTATGGAGTCGTTTGGGAGAGCTCCAGTTTCAGTTTCTCCAAAAAGAATCATTGGTAACCAGCTAAATGCTCAAAATACTAACTGATTCAGGTGGAGATCAATAAAGAATTACTTCTCCATTTACACTACGAGCTGGGGGCTAAAAATTTCTGCTTCACCCTACTCCTGTTATATTCTGGCGGGGATCAGCAGATAATCAATTCTCATCAGCTCACCACCTTGCTTCCTCCTAGGAATCTAATTGAATCAATCCATCGCAGAATCGAAGAGCAGAGCTGAAGAATCAGCGAGCGGAGCTCTCCCAAATAGGGCCTATATTCAAATTATTGTTGTCCAACATGTAGGGAGCCAGCAGAGGCAACCATGGAGCTCGCTGTACACGCCACTGAGAACAAGGAGTTGTTGATCCTCATGTTCAGTTTGAACAGAACAAGTGGCCACACTCTTTGCATTGCTCTCATGATGTAAttagtcttttttttttcaattgtTAGCAcataagagcaactccaaaagACTAGGTAAAATTagattccaaattataagatttaGCCATTATGTAAAATAGAAAACCCATAAAAACTAGAGTTCAACACCAGCCTAGGTAAATTTTCCCTTGTCTATATTTAAAACCGACACGTCATCCGATCGGCTTGGTGCCTTCATACGTCATCCGCACGAAAACAGCCAGCATCCAGTGCGTGCAGCATGCAGTGGCCACAGCCGCCAGCGTCCAGTGCGTGCGGCATGCAACGACCACGGCATCCAGTGCGTGCTGCCAGCAGTGGCCATCAGTCGGCCAGCGTGCTCTCGATGTTTGATAACCAACAATCTGTCATGGGGCTATCCAGGATAGAGTTTAGAGGGCTTCGACATTCGCACAACTCGGTGGGAAACATGAAGACaacgatttatattggttcagacgGCTAAAATAACGTAATACCCTAGTCTAGTCAGACATGGTGCCTTTACGTTGGGATGCTATGTATGATGTAATGTACAAGGGGTGCGCTATAATGTGagagtagaatcaagcatcatccGAGTAAAATCAAGCATCTACCTTATGAGAGAAGTCATGATGCGCTCTTGAAATCTTTAGGTAACGTGCACTTTCCAGAAAAGtgtactcactgagtgtagcctacAAGCCTCTTGCTGTTTAGCATAAAGAGCTGAAGGGTCTTATCTAAAATTGCTCTAATTCCTTTCGAAGAAATTTGAATGCATCCGCTGATGATATGTATCCCGTAGCCTCTGAGCCTAAAATCAACTACTCGGTAGTTAATTATAGGATCTTGTAGACATCTTCAAGGGTGTAGCCGAGTAACTTCCTAATACAATGATCGAGAATCGATTGTCGTCAAGTGGTTGAATGCTTGAATCTGATGAGCCCCCAGGCGTAATCGAAGTGACGCTGAGTAGACTGAGGGAATAAATGAAGAAGCCTGACCGAAGCAGCGTGTAAGACATATGTAAGCACAAGGCTTCGGGTGGGCAGTTTCCTCAACAGAAACCCCGTGTACCCCCACCTTGTAACTCAAAAATGACCATATCACGGTTCAATCAGAGAAGAATTGCTGAAAACAAGTCCACAGGTAGACAGCCAGAGGCACATGTGCAACACTAACTACTGTGTCCTGTGTTGTCCTTTGGTGTACTGTGGAATCAAATGGACAATAAGAATCTTGTCCTTTGGTTTGTAAAAGCAGAGTCTCAGCCCACACAATCGTCCCGTGAAGCCTTATCACAACCCGTAGAAAATTCAAGAACCTGGTCCACGATGGACACGAATCAAGCTATAAATACCCGTGGCGAGCCGTGTCAAATGCACATGCAAGTGTAGTGCTATAACTCTTCGCTTCCCGTCTTTAAATATGTTAGTAACCTAGATGTCTGAACCGCCGGGGGTTGTCGGCATAGGCAATAAAAAGTGTCTTGTGATAAGAACTAGAAGTAGGCTAGTCCAAGAGTAGTGCAGAATAGAATAGCCTATGGCTGCAACTAGAAAAACCCTTATGACGGCTGGTGTAAAGATACATCCAGTAGTCCCATGTCAGTTCTTCTAGTGTTAGTTCGGTGTCTGTCCGTTAACGATTACTTGAGCATCTTGAGTGAGTCCAAACGTCAAAGGCTTGGTTAGACAGATGCTAGAGATTTCGTAGGCTAGCAAGTATTGCACTACGGAGCCCAGACCTTGATGCACTGCTATTCTGTCCATGAAGCCAGGTGCATTGAGACGAGTGTTACCAGATAGGTAACGCTTAAAGTGTGTATCTTGCTACGGCCAAGTGGGCCGTATACTTGTTGCAGGGGACCGTGACGTCTAAAAGGGGAgaagtgaattaggcaacttaagactctaactctaaactatagcatttttttttctaatcctaacaaaacctatacaaaagataaactatctaaatgtgcaactatagttttgctagtatATTGCTATCTTTACCGCAAAaagagtaatgtaatcaatgtaaatgcggaagctaaagagcaaggtagagatatgcaaactcccgtcgacgactctggtatttttaccgatgtatcgagaagcgcacaagcttccccctagttctcgttggagcccctcgcaagggccaagctcccggtcgggtaactccgtggataacctcgggcctttcccacgcgcaagtgggtctccgacgtgcctttcggcaagcctctcccagatgctccccgccgtcttcactatcaagcttccggccgaaacgccgcgggccttgttccctcgggtacacggtgacggccacaccacaagcgcggttggtgtgatctcgcaagactacaagcccctccgatgtacaacaatggtgcgtgcaagcaccgagagGTAAgatgtatgcaaacctcactaaacaataggcctaaacctagagcaagcacataagcggtggtctaatcaacctaaacacttcgcaaaagcacctacgctaatcacctaacaaaacactaagcactatgcaagtggagatcactaaaatggtgtatcaacacccttggtatgtttccttagctccacactcttcaaatggccggttgaggggtttatttataagccccactgagaaagtagccgttggggacgaaatcccgcttttctgctactgatcggacgctgatcacgtcctgaccggctcagacgctgccagcgtccagtcacatgccactggacgcgtccggtcgtaatttcgccactctggaacctctctgcactcgatcagacgctgctgtTTTGCGTCCGGTTGATTTGCTCCACACCATAattaagaaggcatttcatcatcaccatcactctcactagaggatgagctttcattacctcatgccataaggcacatacgagaagagcttgatgatgagtgcttgcggcctcgcctcttgtgatggtgttcttgttcacttgaagaatcattccatgaccttattgatatgagggcttggttcttgcatgccttcttctttatcttgggtgtgggcttgtttggacaaacttccacaaagtgccccaactcgctgcatccatagcatcctctttttctttgctcatttctttgattggtgaaaatgagatcttgaatttggatgggcacacccttgacattgagcctttggatcatcttctccaccttgttgataagtttgattgattcttcatcaaggtcggaggtggaggaggaagattgatcatgatcacttgaatcttcatcatcatcatcatcctcatcttcttcttcatattcacttgaggagcttgagcttgagcttatctcaacttgcttgcccttcatcttatttttctcgctacatgcgagagctttgcctttgcttgatgaagaggcttcttcttgacccatcttgcgtgacatttcatatgccactatcttgccaatgactatggctagggtcatggtgctcaagtcctccatgttgcgaaggatggtgatgatgcttgcatatttcttttgtggaagcacggagatgatcttcctcatgatgtccgcatcatctagctttgttaatcctattgaatggagctcattgacaaTTAGATTCAGACGAGAATAcgtatcatgaacaagctcatcattattcattgtaaaggaatcataattttgtttagctcgacaatgtttttgctcacgaacattagatgtgccgtcatggagctcttgaagtttaaccaaatttcatgtgccgtatttaaagtgaacacttggttaaatacatccatgctaaatgattcaaacaagcaatttttagttctagcattgaaatgcatttccttttcttcactctttgttggtttatcaggattcttaatgggtttcatcccgtcacgagtgactctctaaacacccaaatcaatcgcctcaaggtgacaagccattctagctttatagtaggggaagttagtgtcgtcaaagtgcggaggcctagaggtatccatcccaaccactctaaatacagttggctcaacggcggttaagccaaaggtccaagttgagccaaccagctctaataccacttgtaggggaccgtgatgcctaagagggggtgaattaggcaaattaagactctaactctaaactatggcctctttttctaaccctagcaaaacctatgcaaaagataaactatctaaatgtgcaactatggttttgctagtgtattgctatctctattgcaaaaggagtaatgtaatcaatgtaaatgcggaagctaaagagcaaggtagagatatgcaaactcccgtcgacgactctggtatttttaccgaggtattgagaagcgcgtaagcttccccctagtccttgctAGAGCCCCTCacaagaaatccctcgcaagggccaagctcctagtcgggtaactccatggatagcctcgagccttccccatgcgcaagtgggtctccaatgtgCCTTTTGGCAAGGCTCTCTAGGATGCtctccaccgtcttcactatcaagcttccggccaaaacaccacgggccttgttccctccagtagatggtggcggccacaccacaagcacggttggtgtgatgtcgctagactacaagcccctccaatgtacaacaatggtgcacgcaagcaccaagagataagaggtatgcaaacctcactaaa is part of the Miscanthus floridulus cultivar M001 chromosome 9, ASM1932011v1, whole genome shotgun sequence genome and encodes:
- the LOC136482248 gene encoding uncharacterized protein, whose product is MGSMSQKIKIFTEDEITSITSNYSTLIGKGGFGEVYRGILDADNDLVAVKRYIRQDLREEFMEEVNIHSMMNHNNVVKLIGYCVGESTLMLVTEYISNGNLDDILHRSETPIPLDVRLGIAIGCAEALSYMHSMDSPSDNHIYHGDIKPANILLDDNLTTKVSDFGLSRFLFSGTTQFTTTLKGSMGYMDPVYFHEGCLTPRSDVYSFGIVLLELVTRKRAKYGDVNLIPTFNKACAKGKGLRELFDAAIAEKDNMKILKELWKLAAQCLSLNIHTRPEMNEVAKRLRMLKKDLKGSPQSILATHSIWAKQYTQSSRPPSLKKKLSFFKGNTSYSKILSELCNVRTFTKEEINEVTHNYSYLLSGGTSSATEVYKGTLEDNTMVAVHKLIYEDSEEAFINGGMVVSKIAHKNIVKILGCCLESQTISFLYEYIAKGSISDILGSQEDFPIDLRMRIAIKTAEALQYLHSSETGIIGHGSVSASTILLDNNFVPKLTEFSRACMLFKKSETAGGVISSSLLEKALNNDPSRYGSVLMNMESDVYKIGGVLMALISRDKGSDHDDLLAKFTKAYETEKTGKALFDKDITAEEDIILLEKLGRLALKCTILNTDKIFMRPTMKEVADELRRIRRSWKEHGTTEAATHVTTETTTDVVPEEPRLPNLMRHMFGYRRISTSDPIRVC